A part of Phoenix dactylifera cultivar Barhee BC4 chromosome 2, palm_55x_up_171113_PBpolish2nd_filt_p, whole genome shotgun sequence genomic DNA contains:
- the LOC103711769 gene encoding ubiquitin carboxyl-terminal hydrolase 21-like — protein sequence MEAESLHPPPPQTESDPGNMERSWLSPPPSNYQPRLVGAALWNLGNTCFLNAVLQCLTHTVPLIQKLRSVDHSSTCCGGNGDFCSFCALREHINLSIVKSGNVISPRRIADNMSKISSCFQLGNQGDAHEFLHALLDSLHGCCLDPILKDHPSSLEKDSLVKQVFGGRLRSQLRCCDCGHCSDTFEPLLDLSLEIGDVDTLTDALVSFTKVEKLDDPEAKFTCEGCKAQVLVEKQLKLDQAPEIVALQLKRFKSIGFFATKIEKFVEYPLELDLNPFLSCPEDGAQLKYDLYAVLVHDGSPYSGHYYCFVRSSPTAWFQMNDSEVARVSETHVLKESAFILFYIKQGSSPWFSTLMEAQKVPDLDGSNDASPVSVLDYVDRNLVSPSIGETSCSSSREMQGKDEDPSQCFNFSPVVDEERCHDATPSACYHRSLDEGSCKAMPDKLNIVGIFQDEPLEDEKENHLIPQFQGELKLTREVGKPTLNTMKDVPMNEPLKRLVRGMPGSRRSSILACLATQHKPLHRRPLQDKGQLPSNKRMRASLDGSSREATAAAQLTSASRQSLSPRSIRRGLFIDDSELDLELVSRQSE from the exons ATGGAGGCCGAGTctcttcatcctcctcctccccagaCG GAATCTGATCCGGGAAACATGGAAAGATCCTGGCTTTCGCCGCCTCCTTCGAATTACCAGCCCCGCCTCGTG GGAGCCGCTCTCTGGAATTTAGGGAACACGTGCTTTCTCAATGCGGTTCTTCAGTGTCTCACGCATACGGTTCCTTTAATACAGAAGCTTCGATCGGTTGATCACTCTTCTACTTGTTGTG GAGGCAATGGGGATTTCTGCTCTTTCTGTGCGCTGAGAGAACACATCAACCTCAGTATTGTCAAGTCAGGAAACGTTATCTCCCCCAGAAGGATTGCTGATAATATGAGCA AAATATCATCTTGTTTTCAGCTGGGCAATCAAGGGGATGCCCATGAATTCCTCCATGCTTTGCTGGATAGCTTGCATGGCTGCTGTCTGGACCCCATCTTGAAGGACCACCCGTCTTCATTAGAGAAAGATAGCCTTGTCAAGCAGGTTTTTGGAGGGCGTCTCAGAAGCCAG TTGCGATGCTGTGATTGTGGTCACTGTTCAGACACTTTTGAGCCCCTGCTTGATCTCAGCTTGGAGATTGGTGATGTTGACACCCTCACAGATGCTCTGGTGTCTTTCACCAAGGTGGAGAAACTTGATGATCCTGAAGCCAAGTTCACCTGTGAAGGCTGCAAGGCTCAGGTGTTGGTGGAGAAGCAACTTAAGCTGGACCAAGCTCCAGAAATTGTTGCACTTCAACTCAAGCGATTCAAGAGCATTGGATTTTTTGCTACAAAGATTGAAAAGTTTGTGGAGTATCCATTGGAGCTGGACTTGAATCCTTTTCTTAGTTGCCCAGAGGATGGG GCGCAGTTAAAATACGACCTATATGCAGTCCTGGTGCATGATGGTTCACCTTATTCTGGGCATTATTACTGCTTCGTTCGTTCCTCTCCAACAGCATGGTTCCAAATGAATGATTCCGAG GTGGCCAGAGTTTCTGAAACCCATGTGTTAAAGGAATCAGCCTTTATCCTTTTCTACATAAAGCAGGGATCCTCGCCCTGGTTTTCAACCTTAATGGAGGCACAGAAGGTACCCGACCTGGATGGCAGCAATGATGCGTCCCCAGTATCTGTGTTGGATTATGTAGATCGAAATCTTGTTTCACCTTCTATTGGAGAGACTAGTTGCAGCAGTTCAAGAGAAATGCAAGGGAAGGATGAAGACCCCAGCCAATGCTTTAATTTTTCTCCTGTTGTAGATGAAGAAAGATGCCATGATGCAACTCCTAGCGCTTGCTACCACAGGAGCCTTGACGAAGGGTCTTGCAAAGCTATGCCAGACAAGCTTAATATCGTTGGTATTTTCCAAGATGAGCCATTGG AAGATGAGAAGGAGAATCACCTTATTCCACAATTCCAAGGGGAATTGAAGCTCACTAGGGAAGTAGGGAAACCCACCCTCAACACCATGAAGGATGTGCCCATGAACGAGCCACTCAAAAGATTGGTGCGAGGCATGCCTGGTTCACGGAGGTCAAGCATTCTGGCCTGCCTTGCTACGCAGCACAAGCCTTTACATAGGCGACCTCTTCAGGATAAAGGCCAGCTTCCCAGTAATAAAAGAATGAGAGCGAGTTTAGATGGTTCTTCCAGGGAAGCAACAGCGGCAGCACAGCTAACGTCTGCATCTCGCCAGAGCCTTAGCCCTCGCTCCATCAGACGTGGTTTGTTTATAGATGACTCCGAATTGGATCTTGAGCTTGTCTCTCGTCAGTCAGAGTAG
- the LOC103711809 gene encoding subtilisin-like protease: METHQKSLVIHFLAAFLFVSSSHLLLAQSQLLPIINDQVANATQMHTYIVHVEKPKGTKFLHFRDRVNWYTSFLPNNTLDSGEPRMLYAYRRVISGFAARLTPEEVEAMEAMDGFLLAHPENEYVLKTTYTPKMLGLNQWGGLWYPSTLGQGRVIGMIDSGIDPTHPSFQDDGMPPPPNYWSGNCYWGPPLCNNKLVGAAAFKYGRTTNPQDDDGHGTHVAGTAAGNFVNDAHVLGNANGTASGMAPRAHLAIYKVLHDFQGKTSGFDSDILKGIDQAIRDDVDILSMSLGSSRVPDYQNGVAKASFAAMTRGIVPCAAAANDGPFKSIMANDAPWILTVGASTVSRRIQAIVRLGNGMELLGESAYQPESFESKQLPLVYPCDLRTADACGCNVSMANLDVQDKIVLCWKTIIDVHQKASIIRNAGGAAMIVMNVWDQGETTGAETPGLPASNLPLSAAKQLVKYFRSTANATATIIFNGTQFGARPTPAVASFSSRGPSLRNGGIIKPDIIAPGGNILAAWPWEVGPNPTGTSKTFDFLSGTSMATPHVSGVVALLKNTHPNWSPAAIKSALMTTARRFDNTGNLIADQFNDTAASVFAMGSGHINPVAANDPGLIYDLHYYDYVHYLCGLGYTDRQVSAIVRGRVYCSQVHQIRPEDLNYPSIMVHLGTSPSATTAVNRTVTNVGDADTVYTIEVEEPEGVRVDVTPATLQFSQVDEKQSFDLTFSHKGSQQWSAGEVVEGQLKWVSGKYLVRSPIAVTFL, from the coding sequence ATGGAGACTCATCAGAAATCTCTAGTTATCCACTTCCTCGCTGCCTTCCTCTTCGTGTCATCCAGTCATCTACTTTTAGCTCAAAGCCAGCTTCTCCCCATCATCAACGACCAGGTGGCCAATGCTACCCAGATGCATACCTACATCGTTCACGTAGAAAAGCCCAAGGGCACCAAGTTCCTCCACTTCAGGGACAGAGTAAATTGGTACACGTCCTTCCTGCCCAACAACACCCTAGACTCCGGGGAGCCACGGATGCTCTACGCTTATCGCCGTGTGATCAGTGGCTTCGCCGCAAGACTGACCCCGGAGGAAGTGGAGGCCATGGAAGCCATGGATGGATTCCTGCTGGCGCATCCGGAGAACGAGTACGTTCTCAAAACAACCTACACGCCAAAAATGTTGGGCCTGAACCAATGGGGCGGTCTCTGGTATCCCTCCACGTTGGGCCAGGGGAGGGTTATCGGGATGATCGACTCCGGGATAGATCCTACTCACCCCTCCTTTCAGGATGACGGGATGCCGCCACCCCCGAATTACTGGTCCGGCAACTGCTACTGGGGGCCTCCCCTTTGCAACAACAAGCTCGTTGGGGCTGCAGCGTTTAAGTATGGAAGGACGACGAATCCCCAGGATGACGATGGCCATGGTACACATGTCGCCGGTACGGCGGCAGGAAACTTCGTCAACGACGCTCACGTTCTTGGCAACGCCAACGGCACGGCGTCTGGGATGGCACCTAGAGCTCACCTGGCAATCTATAAAGTGCTGCATGATTTCCAGGGCAAAACCAGTGGCTTTGATAGTGATATATTGAAAGGGATAGACCAAGCCATCCGCGACGACGTCGACATCCTCTCCATGTCTCTTGGTTCATCCAGAGTGCCTGACTATCAGAACGGCGTTGCCAAGGCCTCATTCGCTGCAATGACAAGGGGGATCGTCCCTTGCGCGGCTGCGGCGAACGATGGGCCTTTCAAAAGCATCATGGCTAATGATGCTCCTTGGATCCTAACAGTTGGAGCGAGCACCGTGAGTAGAAGAATACAAGCAATCGTGAGGCTTGGAAATGGGATGGAACTGCTTGGAGAGTCTGCCTACCAGCCGGAGTCCTTCGAGTCGAAGCAGTTGCCCCTGGTGTACCCGTGTGATCTACGGACAGCTGATGCCTGTGGTTGCAATGTCTCGATGGCCAACTTGGACGTCCAAGATAAGATTGTGCTGTGCTGGAAAACGATCATTGATGTCCACCAAAAAGCCAGCATCATCAGGAATGCCGGAGGGGCCGCCATGATAGTCATGAACGTTTGGGATCAAGGTGAAACAACCGGCGCCGAGACTCCTGGCCTTCCGGCCTCCAATCTCCCCCTAAGTGCTGCAAAGCAGCTCGTGAAGTACTTCAGAAGTACGGCGAATGCTACCGCAACAATCATTTTCAATGGCACGCAGTTTGGAGCCCGTCCGACGCCGGCAGTCGCCTCCTTCTCTTCAAGAGGGCCTAGCCTTAGGAACGGGGGCATCATAAAGCCTGATATCATCGCTCCCGGCGGGAACATTCTAGCAGCATGGCCATGGGAGGTCGGTCCCAATCCAACGGGCACATCCAAGACTTTCGATTTTCTGAGTGGCACCTCCATGGCGACGCCTCATGTCTCCGGGGTCGTGGCCCTTCTCAAGAACACTCACCCAAACTGGTCACCGGCCGCCATCAAATCAGCACTCATGACAACTGCACGCAGGTTCGACAACACCGGGAATCTCATTGCCGATCAGTTCAATGACACGGCTGCCAGCGTCTTCGCCATGGGCTCAGGACATATCAATCCTGTCGCTGCCAACGATCCAGGCCTGATTTATGATCTTCATTACTATGATTATGTCCATTACCTCTGTGGTTTGGGGTACACAGACAGGCAAGTTTCAGCTATTGTTCGTGGCAGAGTCTACTGCTCCCAGGTCCATCAGATACGTCCAGAAGACTTAAACTACCCTTCAATCATGGTTCACCTTGGAACTTCACCTTCCGCGACGACGGCGGTAAATCGAACAGTGACCAATGTAGGAGATGCTGATACTGTCTACACGATCGAAGTTGAGGAACCAGAAGGAGTCCGTGTAGACGTTACTCCTGCTACGCTGCAATTCTCCCAGGTTGATGAGAAGCAAAGTTTCGATCTCACATTCAGCCACAAGGGCTCCCAACAGTGGAGCGCAGGAGAAGTCGTAGAAGGGCAGCTTAAATGGGTATCCGGCAAATACCTTGTCAGGAGTCCCATTGCAGTCACATTCCTTTAA
- the LOC103711810 gene encoding subtilisin-like protease 4 — protein MRTYIVHVQKPKGTKFLRFKDRVAWYKSFLPNTTVDSGEPRLIYAYRHVISGFAAMLTPKEVETMETMEGFVLAHPEIEHVAQTTSTPDFLGLSRWDGLWVDAFYGQGQIIGVIDSGVKPTHPSFREHGNMPPPPSKWNGSCYWGPPICNKKLIGAMAFRHGLYPNPSDSDGHGTHTASTAAGSFVDDAEVLGQARGTASGTAPRAHLAIYKVLFNRPGRPSTGNSSDVLKGIDQAIRDHVDILSMSLGSTNISLSESSIAKASFAAITRGILPCAAAGNDGPFKSLIGNDAPWILTVGASTTDRRIRAIVKLGNGVEFYGESGYQPSPSNSTQLPLVFPGALGTRDTMFCLNGSLDTFNVSGKIVLCSSGQIDEVDDVEKGKIVEAAGGAAMILLNFLLMGNTTSADPHVLPVAHVGGVDAREIVEYVGTMQNATAAITFNGTQFGVHPAPAVAYFSSRGPSLRNGGIIKPDVIAPGVNILAAWPFEVGQNRTNTSRTFKFASGTSMATPHVSGVVALLRNNHPNWSVAAIKSAIMTTAYTQDRDGNPITDQYNGTASVFVMGSGHVDPVAANDPGLIYDIQPHDYIRYLCGSGFADSEVTAIVQGSVNCSRVRAISAEQLNYPSIGVYLGSNSTTKTIKRTATNVGDANTVYRVRFEEPEGVRVDVSPNTLQFSQVDEKKSYNVTLSVIGGTAPVAGQVSEGHLAWVSGKYYVRTPIAVTFT, from the coding sequence ATGAGGACCTATATCGTTCACGTACAAAAGCCCAAGGGCACCAAGTTCCTCAGGTTCAAGGACCGAGTAGCTTGGTACAAGTCCTTCTTGCCTAACACGACCGTCGACTCAGGGGAGCCACGGTTGATCTATGCATACCGCCATGTGATTAGTGGCTTCGCTGCGATGCTGACTCCCAAGGAAGTGGAGACCATGGAAACAATGGAAGGCTTCGTTCTAGCGCACCCTGAGATTGAGCACGTAGCTCAAACAACCTCAACTCCCGATTTCCTGGGTCTGAGCCGATGGGATGGCCTCTGGGTTGATGCCTTCTACGGCCAAGGGCAAATCATCGGTGTAATCGACAGCGGTGTCAAGCCCACTCATCCTTCCTTCAGGGAGCACGGGAATATGCCACCACCACCATCAAAGTGGAACGGCAGCTGTTACTGGGGCCCCCCCATTTGTAACAAGAAGCTCATCGGCGCCATGGCTTTCAGGCATGGTTTGTACCCCAACCCAAGTGACAGCGATGGCCATGGTACTCACACGGCTAGCACTGCCGCAGGAAGCTTTGTTGATGATGCCGAGGTTCTTGGCCAAGCGAGGGGCACAGCATCTGGCACGGCACCTAGGGCTCACCTAGCAATCTACAAAGTGCTATTCAACAGGCCAGGACGACCATCCACAGGCAACAGCAGTGATGTTTTGAAAGGCATAGACCAAGCTATCCGCGATCATGTCGACATCCTTTCGATGTCCCTTGGCTCAACCAATATAAGTCTCTCCGAGAGCAGCATTGCCAAAGCATCTTTTGCAGCGATCACAAGGGGAATCCTTCCCTGTGCCGCCGCGGGAAATGACGGGCCGTTCAAAAGCCTTATAGGCAACGATGCCCCTTGGATTCTAACAGTCGGAGCAAGCACCACGGATAGAAGGATAAGGGCGATTGTGAAGCTTGGAAATGGGGTGGAATTCTATGGAGAATCTGGCTACCAGCCTAGCCCATCCAATTCCACACAGCTGCCGTTGGTGTTCCCAGGTGCTCTGGGAACAAGAGATACCATGTTCTGCCTGAACGGCTCCTTGGATACCTTCAACGTAAGTGGCAAGATCGTGCTCTGTTCGAGCGGACAGATTGATGAAGTTGATGATGTTGAGAAGGGCAAGATTGTCGAGGCGGCGGGAGGGGCCGCCATGATCCTCTTGAACTTTCTTCTTATGGGAAACACCACGTCTGCCGATCCTCATGTCCTCCCAGTTGCTCATGTTGGCGGCGTCGATGCACGAGAGATTGTAGAGTACGTCGGAACGATGCAGAACGCCACCGCGGCCATCACCTTCAACGGCACCCAATTCGGCGTCCATCCAGCACCTGCAGTAGCCTACTTCTCCTCCAGAGGTCCCAGTCTCAGGAACGGCGGCATCATCAAGCCAGATGTCATCGCACCCGGCGTCAATATATTAGCCGCTTGGCCATTTGAGGTCGGGCAAAATCGTACGAATACTTCCAGAACTTTCAAATTTGCGAGTGGCACTTCCATGGCCACACCTCATGTCTCTGGGGTCGTGGCGCTGCTCAGGAACAATCACCCGAATTGGTCGGTGGCTGCGATCAAGTCAGCAATCATGACAACTGCGTACACACAGGACCGCGATGGCAATCCCATCACAGATCAGTACAATGGCACTGCCAGCGTCTTTGTCATGGGCTCAGGACATGTCGATCCAGTGGCAGCTAATGATCCTGGTCTCATCTATGATATCCAGCCCCATGATTACATTCGTTATCTTTGTGGCAGTGGATTCGCAGATAGTGAAGTCACTGCTATAGTTCAAGGCTCCGTGAATTGTTCTCGAGTGCGTGCAATCAGTGCAGAACAATTGAACTATCCTTCAATTGGAGTATATCTTGGTTCGAATTCAACTACGAAGACTATCAAACGGACAGCCACAAACGTGGGAGATGCCAATACTGTCTACAGGGTCCGATTTGAAGAGCCAGAAGGAGTAAGAGTTGATGTTTCTCCTAATACTCTTCAATTTTCTCAGGTTGATGAAAAGAAAAGCTATAACGTCACTCTGAGCGTTATCGGAGGCACCGCTCCAGTCGCAGGTCAAGTTTCGGAAGGGCATCTCGCCTGGGTATCTGGCAAGTACTATGTGAGAACTCCCATTGCTGTCACATTTACCTAG